In Candidatus Hydrogenedentota bacterium, a single genomic region encodes these proteins:
- a CDS encoding pyridoxamine 5'-phosphate oxidase family protein, with protein MPEPLNSQVYAALEGRFTPKFLATLDDSGEPNCVPVLTIHPYHDGTLVFGEFLMRKSRANLCACDAVGVAVIDESFRGWSIKGRFRGFETRGERLDFVNRLPLLRYNAYTGVRAAGAIEVADVSPPISMSKYRVLGDYLRARAIALFATRNDNRSCMPVQVAEKFLRMGAVRAAAYRDGDGFPRAFPLMACVPAGRDRLVMRDPFAAAYMKDIEPGTRLAVAVLTREPVAYQVKGVYAGNRTGAAFIELDACYSASPPLLGERLDKPEARARRAPR; from the coding sequence ATGCCCGAACCCCTGAACTCGCAAGTTTACGCGGCATTGGAGGGCCGGTTCACCCCGAAATTCCTGGCCACTCTCGATGATTCGGGCGAACCCAACTGCGTGCCCGTGCTCACCATCCATCCCTATCACGACGGCACGCTGGTATTCGGCGAGTTCCTCATGCGGAAGTCGCGCGCTAACCTGTGCGCGTGCGACGCGGTCGGCGTTGCTGTAATCGACGAGAGCTTCCGGGGATGGAGCATCAAAGGCCGGTTCCGCGGATTCGAAACCCGGGGCGAACGGCTGGATTTCGTAAATAGGCTTCCCCTGCTCCGCTACAACGCGTATACGGGGGTTCGCGCGGCCGGCGCGATTGAAGTGGCCGATGTATCGCCCCCGATTTCAATGAGCAAGTATCGGGTGCTGGGCGATTACCTTCGCGCACGGGCCATCGCACTGTTCGCCACGCGCAACGACAACCGCTCGTGCATGCCCGTTCAAGTGGCCGAGAAGTTCCTGCGTATGGGGGCGGTGCGTGCTGCCGCATACCGCGATGGCGACGGTTTCCCCCGAGCCTTCCCGCTCATGGCATGCGTGCCGGCGGGCAGGGACCGGCTGGTCATGAGGGACCCGTTTGCCGCGGCCTATATGAAAGACATCGAGCCGGGGACCCGCCTTGCGGTCGCCGTCCTTACTCGCGAGCCTGTCGCCTACCAGGTCAAGGGAGTGTATGCAGGGAACAGGACAGGCGCCGCCTTTATCGAGCTCGACGCATGCTATAGTGCCTCCCCTCCACTCCTCGGCGAACGGCTCGACAAACCCGAAGCCCGCGCGCGAAGGGCCCCGCGATAG
- a CDS encoding pyruvate formate lyase family protein, which translates to MPVPVAAAQQLPIWNPSENLSDRVKRLRDEYFSFDSRSFRNEVMPFSTGTPWDSVFMASRWTIVPEIMPFIRAYADSLLAAAVVIPLPGDFWHKPLPIRVATFFHDVLARHLPVNILEGELIVGGQFNAGLSLCLTRREARKLDKKLESFRRGVVRASDLGIGNCGAVPGHLIPDYPRVLRQGFEGILTGIEAEIAREQDPGRRYTLESFAIACRGALALSDRYADEAERLAVTADPTRAGELHEIARICRKVPRRAASTFHEALQSLWFTHMLIQTCESYPGAGTSFGRFDQFLFPYYDADIASGRMSRDWARELLRCFWVKPNYAYDFQGRVGRNQGITSSFGQLVTLSGCGPNGEDMTNDLTWLCLDVIEEMNLLEPKPNVRIHDGTPDALLKRVCQLVAKAQGSPFLLNFDETSMRGLRWGGLPEEDLWNYAPVGCLENTRQGDDRSGTVDVNLNLAKPVELVMFQGRDQKTGEQLGPRTPDPRTMGTWDEFERAFRKQLSFCLQHLIDLTNRADSARAQYAPTPYLSALVGGCIENRTDVTSGGARFNFITVEGVALATAADSLSAVKCLVFEEKRVSMGNLIAALEADFDNDEPLRQLLLNRAPKYGNDEPEADRMARDITRWWAEEAAASSTPLTGKRYRGGYLSWNYGIAYAPNTASTPDGRRRGTYLSNGVAAVPGMDRRGPTAAACSVGHLGLEVIPNGSSHTMSLSPSLLRDEAQLTKLGAFLRGYCRQGGSALQVNMVDIDTLRAAQKDPETYRNLLVRVTGYNAYFTNLGREMQEEIIAREAHRL; encoded by the coding sequence ATGCCCGTCCCCGTCGCTGCCGCCCAACAGCTTCCGATCTGGAATCCCTCCGAGAACTTGTCGGACAGGGTGAAGCGGCTTCGCGACGAGTACTTTTCGTTCGATTCCCGGTCCTTCCGCAACGAAGTGATGCCGTTCAGCACCGGCACGCCCTGGGACAGCGTATTCATGGCGTCGCGGTGGACCATCGTGCCGGAGATAATGCCGTTTATCCGCGCGTACGCGGATTCGCTGCTGGCCGCGGCGGTCGTGATACCCCTCCCGGGCGATTTCTGGCACAAGCCTCTTCCGATCCGTGTCGCCACGTTTTTCCATGACGTCCTGGCTCGCCATCTTCCGGTCAACATTCTTGAGGGCGAGCTGATTGTGGGAGGACAGTTCAACGCGGGCCTGTCTTTGTGTTTGACCAGACGCGAGGCGCGTAAGCTGGACAAGAAACTCGAGTCTTTCCGCCGGGGAGTGGTCCGGGCGTCCGATTTGGGCATCGGCAACTGCGGCGCGGTACCGGGGCACTTGATACCCGATTATCCGCGGGTGTTGCGCCAGGGTTTCGAAGGGATTCTCACCGGGATCGAGGCTGAAATCGCCCGGGAACAGGACCCGGGGCGCCGGTACACCCTCGAGTCCTTTGCGATTGCCTGCCGCGGCGCGCTGGCGTTGTCCGACCGGTATGCGGACGAAGCCGAGCGGCTGGCGGTGACCGCAGACCCCACGCGGGCCGGGGAATTGCACGAAATCGCCCGGATTTGCCGCAAGGTGCCGCGCCGCGCCGCATCGACATTTCATGAAGCGCTGCAGTCGCTGTGGTTCACCCACATGCTCATTCAGACCTGCGAATCGTATCCGGGCGCGGGGACGTCGTTCGGGCGTTTCGACCAGTTTTTGTTCCCGTATTACGATGCCGATATTGCCTCGGGTCGCATGTCGCGCGACTGGGCGCGCGAGCTGCTGCGGTGTTTCTGGGTGAAGCCCAATTACGCATATGATTTCCAGGGACGCGTCGGGCGCAATCAGGGTATCACGTCGTCGTTCGGCCAACTGGTCACGTTGTCGGGCTGCGGCCCCAACGGCGAAGACATGACTAATGACCTGACCTGGCTCTGCCTCGATGTCATCGAGGAGATGAACCTCCTCGAACCCAAGCCCAACGTCCGCATCCACGACGGCACTCCCGATGCCCTGCTCAAACGGGTATGCCAGCTTGTTGCCAAGGCGCAGGGCTCCCCTTTCCTGCTCAATTTCGACGAAACATCCATGCGCGGGCTGCGCTGGGGAGGGCTCCCCGAAGAAGACCTCTGGAACTATGCACCCGTGGGCTGCCTCGAGAATACGCGCCAGGGCGACGACCGCTCGGGCACGGTCGACGTCAATCTCAATCTCGCCAAACCGGTCGAACTCGTGATGTTCCAGGGACGCGACCAGAAAACAGGCGAACAGCTTGGCCCGCGAACGCCCGATCCGCGCACCATGGGAACCTGGGACGAATTCGAGCGGGCGTTTCGCAAACAGTTGTCGTTCTGCCTCCAGCACCTGATCGACCTGACGAACCGGGCGGACTCTGCCCGCGCCCAGTACGCTCCGACGCCGTATCTCTCGGCTTTGGTAGGAGGCTGCATCGAGAATCGCACGGACGTGACGTCCGGCGGCGCGCGGTTCAATTTCATCACGGTGGAAGGCGTCGCGCTCGCCACGGCCGCCGATTCGCTTTCGGCGGTAAAGTGTCTCGTCTTTGAAGAAAAGCGCGTCTCGATGGGCAACTTGATCGCCGCGCTCGAGGCCGATTTCGATAACGACGAACCTCTGCGGCAGCTCCTCTTGAACCGCGCGCCCAAATACGGGAACGACGAGCCCGAGGCGGACCGCATGGCCCGCGACATCACCCGCTGGTGGGCCGAAGAAGCGGCCGCATCGAGCACGCCACTCACCGGCAAGCGGTACCGCGGCGGCTACCTCTCGTGGAACTACGGCATCGCCTACGCGCCCAACACCGCTTCGACACCCGACGGGCGCAGGCGCGGCACGTACCTGTCGAACGGCGTCGCTGCTGTGCCGGGGATGGACCGCCGGGGACCCACCGCCGCGGCGTGTTCCGTGGGCCATCTCGGGCTCGAGGTCATTCCGAACGGGTCCTCGCACACCATGTCGCTGTCGCCTTCGCTGCTGCGCGACGAGGCGCAACTGACGAAGCTGGGGGCGTTCTTGCGCGGCTATTGCCGTCAGGGCGGGTCGGCGCTGCAGGTCAACATGGTCGATATCGATACCCTCCGGGCAGCCCAGAAGGACCCCGAGACCTACCGCAACCTGCTCGTGCGTGTGACGGGCTACAACGCCTATTTCACGAATCTCGGGCGCGAGATGCAGGAAGAGATCATCGCCCGCGAGGCACACCGGCTATAA